In Halapricum desulfuricans, a single window of DNA contains:
- a CDS encoding DUF5806 family protein codes for MTDTPADEDGVPEDADTTTGTDAPSPADDEARDSQHGATPEDSQGDDVPADVRKYDRFKKIDGSTYERANDFLRDRTYITAREWAIARLCADFRTETGVEMTKIGENLPELVPFMTDTYSPQAVNQARASFEEKVRKAGATFLYGAMCDFFTAEELDDVMYEATEVAKFLLEVEGVDLAVEDELEAEDRISSVMRDVREQSAALRHDEVTCPECGHEFEVGE; via the coding sequence ATGACAGATACGCCCGCCGACGAGGACGGCGTCCCGGAAGATGCCGATACGACGACCGGGACGGACGCGCCTTCCCCGGCCGACGACGAAGCCCGAGACAGCCAGCACGGAGCCACGCCAGAGGACAGCCAGGGGGACGACGTTCCCGCGGACGTGCGCAAGTACGACCGGTTCAAGAAGATCGACGGCTCGACATACGAGCGCGCGAACGACTTCCTGCGCGATCGGACCTACATCACGGCCCGCGAGTGGGCGATCGCCCGGCTCTGTGCCGACTTCCGGACCGAGACCGGCGTCGAGATGACAAAGATCGGCGAGAACCTGCCGGAACTGGTTCCGTTCATGACCGACACCTACTCGCCGCAGGCGGTCAATCAGGCCCGCGCGTCGTTCGAGGAGAAGGTCCGCAAGGCCGGCGCGACGTTCCTGTACGGGGCGATGTGTGATTTCTTCACTGCCGAGGAACTGGACGACGTGATGTACGAGGCCACCGAGGTCGCGAAGTTCCTGCTGGAGGTCGAGGGCGTCGACCTGGCCGTCGAGGACGAACTCGAGGCCGAGGACCGGATCTCGAGTGTCATGCGCGACGTCCGCGAGCAGTCGGCGGCGCTGCGCCACGACGAGGTGACGTGTCCGGAATGTGGACACGAGTTCGAAGTCGGTGAGTAG
- a CDS encoding DNA polymerase domain-containing protein, which produces MSEGEQTGLSAFGEGGADRPDGEAAVIAGDEYVSADIVEAEEFRYPDAEGAVEFSVTQVDYTVEGSGDDEYPVVHVFGRTPQRELIHVEVYEFRPYFYAPTANLDFDELRSRDRITGWETGYESIRGEDLTKIFGQTPRDVGQIRDEFDHYEADILFPDRLLVDKDITSGVRVPDRRTDDGEHRIRVPHDEIEAVDVDAEPRISTFDIEVDDRSGFPEDGEEPIIAIASHDSYRDEYVLWLYDAGEGAEVPDRLDGYEPLEDDGLDADIRVFEAEPAMLEAFVSYVRETDPDILTGWNFADFDAPYLIDRLEVLDPTTDRDLDYNRLSRVNEVWQSDWQGPDIKGRVVFDLLRAYKRTQFTELESYRLEDVGQEELDAGKETYTGDIGDLWEDDPERLLEYNLRDVELCVELDRKQDIIAFFEEIASFVGCRLEDAPTPGDAVDMYVLHKAHGRFALPSKGTVESGEEFEGGAVFDPITGVREMVSVLDLKSLYPMCMVTINASPETKVDPDSYDGDTFVAPNGQHFRKEPDGIVREMVTELLSEREEKKELRNSHEPGTPEYEQYDRQQGSVKVVMNCFTPDTEVVTPDGVRNIRELDVGDDVYSIDPDTLRMEVKPVTETWAYPDYDGELVDIETDKMDFNVTPNHRMLVRKAETNGISWDEDDYRFVEAGELDRATNYQLPHDWTGPAGERIETVDLTELYDGEYEVWADNDVHGHTLAAEIGYYPDKVQKADEETTGYVFDADEFEEHRAYLADACSTFYVHTAANRKWIPRQYGGDDFLELLAWYITEGSVYTSEDGDKFRGSATTVSIAQDARAIADGGDDRDTHAAIGELLDRMGFDYYAGENGYQFTSRLLGDLLEDIAGEDSYSKRIPEFVFEASRDQKRRFLETLVAGDSDWQVNSWRYSTASRQLRDDVLRLCAHLGLTASYSEDSGVYRIHVAEDSKNTLRMHRSGTRSEAESGVYSVTVEDNHTVLAGRNGKFQWVGQSLYGVSGWDRFRLYDKDNAAAVTATGRSVIDHTEDAVEDLSYQVAYGDTDSVMISLGSDTSVEDAIERSFDIEEAINASYDEFAREQLNAEEHRFQIEFEKLYRRFFQAGKKKRYAGHIVWKEGKEVDDVDITGFEYQRSDIAAITKEVQLEVIEMIVKEGDIDGVADYLNGVIEDFLSGNVDPEEVAIPGGIGKRLDNYDTDTAQVRGAKYANLLLGTNFQRGSKPKRLYLEKVHPDFFERVESEMGLDPAEDPLYGEFKRDPDVICFEYAEQLPDEFQIDWEKMLDKTLKGPISRVIEALGISWEEVKSGQEQTGLGQFM; this is translated from the coding sequence ATGAGCGAGGGCGAGCAGACGGGCCTGTCAGCGTTCGGCGAAGGCGGGGCGGATCGGCCCGACGGCGAAGCGGCCGTAATCGCCGGCGACGAGTACGTCTCCGCCGATATCGTCGAGGCCGAGGAGTTCCGTTATCCGGACGCCGAGGGGGCCGTGGAGTTCTCGGTGACGCAGGTCGATTACACGGTCGAGGGGTCCGGCGACGACGAGTACCCGGTCGTCCACGTGTTCGGCCGGACGCCACAGCGGGAACTGATCCACGTCGAGGTCTACGAGTTCCGGCCGTACTTCTACGCGCCGACCGCGAATCTGGACTTCGACGAGTTGCGATCCCGCGACCGGATCACCGGCTGGGAGACCGGCTACGAGTCGATCCGGGGCGAGGACCTGACGAAGATCTTCGGACAGACGCCCAGAGACGTCGGGCAAATCCGCGACGAGTTCGACCACTACGAGGCGGACATCCTCTTTCCCGACCGCCTGCTGGTCGACAAGGACATCACGAGCGGCGTCCGCGTGCCCGACCGTCGCACCGACGACGGCGAGCACCGGATCCGCGTCCCGCACGACGAGATCGAGGCCGTCGACGTCGACGCCGAACCGCGCATATCGACGTTCGACATCGAGGTCGACGACCGCTCGGGGTTCCCCGAAGACGGCGAGGAGCCGATCATCGCGATCGCCAGCCACGACTCCTATCGCGACGAGTACGTCCTCTGGCTGTACGACGCCGGCGAAGGTGCCGAAGTGCCGGATCGACTCGACGGCTACGAACCGCTGGAGGACGACGGCCTCGACGCCGACATTCGGGTCTTCGAGGCGGAACCGGCGATGCTGGAGGCGTTCGTCTCCTACGTTCGTGAAACCGACCCGGACATCCTGACGGGCTGGAACTTCGCCGACTTCGACGCGCCGTATCTCATCGACCGACTGGAGGTTCTCGATCCGACGACCGACCGCGATCTGGACTACAACCGCCTCTCGCGGGTGAACGAGGTCTGGCAGAGCGACTGGCAGGGGCCGGACATCAAGGGCCGGGTGGTCTTCGATCTCCTGCGGGCGTACAAGCGCACGCAGTTCACCGAACTGGAGTCCTATCGACTGGAAGACGTCGGCCAGGAGGAACTCGATGCCGGCAAGGAGACCTACACCGGCGACATCGGCGACCTCTGGGAAGACGACCCCGAGCGGCTGCTGGAGTACAACCTCCGGGACGTCGAACTCTGTGTCGAGCTGGACCGCAAGCAGGACATCATCGCCTTCTTCGAGGAGATCGCCTCGTTCGTCGGGTGCCGACTCGAAGACGCCCCCACCCCCGGCGACGCCGTCGACATGTACGTCCTCCACAAGGCACACGGTCGGTTCGCCCTGCCCTCGAAGGGAACCGTCGAGTCCGGCGAGGAGTTCGAGGGCGGCGCGGTCTTCGACCCGATCACCGGGGTCAGGGAGATGGTCTCGGTGCTGGACCTGAAGAGCCTCTACCCGATGTGCATGGTAACGATTAACGCATCGCCGGAGACGAAAGTCGATCCCGACTCCTACGACGGTGATACGTTCGTCGCGCCCAACGGCCAGCACTTCCGAAAGGAGCCCGACGGGATCGTTCGCGAGATGGTCACCGAACTCCTATCAGAACGCGAAGAAAAGAAGGAACTCCGGAATAGCCACGAGCCAGGCACTCCAGAGTACGAACAGTACGACCGTCAACAAGGAAGTGTAAAAGTGGTTATGAACTGCTTCACGCCGGACACAGAGGTGGTGACCCCAGACGGCGTTCGGAACATCCGGGAGCTTGACGTGGGCGACGACGTGTACTCGATCGATCCGGACACGCTACGGATGGAGGTCAAGCCCGTCACCGAGACGTGGGCATACCCCGATTACGACGGTGAACTGGTCGACATCGAAACCGACAAGATGGATTTCAACGTCACGCCGAACCACCGGATGCTCGTCCGGAAGGCAGAGACGAACGGGATCTCGTGGGACGAAGACGACTACCGCTTCGTCGAAGCCGGAGAGCTCGATCGGGCGACGAACTACCAGTTACCCCACGACTGGACGGGACCAGCAGGCGAGCGGATCGAGACCGTCGATCTCACGGAGCTCTACGACGGCGAGTACGAGGTCTGGGCGGACAACGACGTGCACGGGCACACGCTGGCCGCCGAGATTGGCTACTATCCGGACAAGGTCCAAAAGGCCGATGAGGAGACAACCGGATACGTCTTCGACGCCGATGAGTTCGAAGAACACCGTGCGTACCTTGCGGATGCGTGTTCGACGTTCTACGTCCACACGGCGGCCAACCGCAAGTGGATTCCGCGTCAGTACGGCGGTGATGACTTCCTCGAACTGCTTGCGTGGTATATTACTGAAGGGTCAGTCTACACGTCCGAAGACGGCGATAAATTCCGTGGCTCCGCAACGACGGTCTCGATTGCACAGGACGCACGGGCGATCGCTGACGGGGGAGACGACAGAGACACTCACGCGGCGATCGGGGAACTACTCGATCGGATGGGCTTTGACTACTACGCTGGCGAGAACGGGTATCAGTTCACGTCACGGCTCCTCGGCGATCTCCTAGAGGACATCGCTGGCGAAGACAGTTACAGCAAGCGGATCCCGGAGTTCGTGTTCGAGGCGAGTCGCGACCAGAAGCGGCGCTTCCTCGAGACGCTTGTCGCTGGCGACAGTGACTGGCAGGTCAATTCCTGGCGATACAGCACAGCGAGTAGGCAATTGCGGGACGACGTACTCCGGTTGTGTGCCCACCTCGGCCTCACTGCGAGTTACAGCGAAGACAGCGGCGTCTATCGCATCCACGTGGCCGAAGATTCGAAGAACACGCTCCGGATGCACCGAAGCGGCACGCGTAGCGAGGCAGAAAGCGGTGTGTACAGTGTCACTGTCGAGGATAATCATACCGTCCTCGCAGGTCGAAACGGCAAATTCCAGTGGGTCGGGCAGTCACTGTACGGCGTTTCGGGGTGGGACCGCTTCCGTCTGTACGACAAGGACAACGCCGCCGCCGTGACGGCCACCGGCCGGTCAGTCATCGACCACACTGAAGATGCTGTCGAAGATCTGTCATACCAAGTTGCTTATGGTGATACTGACAGCGTTATGATAAGTTTGGGCAGCGACACGTCAGTCGAAGACGCGATCGAGCGGAGTTTCGACATCGAGGAGGCGATCAACGCGTCTTACGACGAGTTCGCCCGCGAGCAGTTGAACGCCGAGGAGCACCGGTTCCAGATCGAGTTCGAGAAGCTCTACCGGCGCTTTTTCCAGGCCGGCAAGAAGAAACGCTACGCCGGCCACATCGTCTGGAAGGAAGGCAAGGAAGTCGACGACGTCGACATCACCGGCTTCGAGTACCAGCGCTCGGACATCGCGGCGATCACCAAAGAGGTACAGCTCGAGGTCATCGAGATGATCGTCAAGGAGGGCGACATCGACGGGGTGGCCGATTATCTCAACGGCGTCATCGAGGACTTCCTGTCCGGTAACGTCGACCCCGAAGAAGTCGCGATTCCCGGCGGGATCGGCAAGCGCCTGGACAACTACGACACCGACACCGCACAGGTCCGCGGCGCGAAGTACGCCAATCTCCTGCTGGGGACGAACTTCCAGCGCGGGAGCAAGCCAAAGCGACTGTACCTCGAGAAGGTCCACCCGGACTTCTTCGAGCGCGTCGAATCGGAGATGGGCCTCGATCCAGCTGAGGACCCGCTGTACGGCGAATTCAAACGCGATCCGGACGTGATCTGTTTCGAGTACGCCGAGCAACTGCCCGACGAGTTCCAGATCGACTGGGAGAAGATGCTCGACAAGACGCTCAAGGGCCCGATCTCTCGCGTGATCGAGGCGTTGGGAATCTCCTGGGAGGAAGTCAAGAGCGGCCAGGAACAGACCGGACTCGGACAGTTCATGTGA
- a CDS encoding universal stress protein, whose product MAVEIDTVLVPVDGTDEAERAVEYAVAVARRYDASIHILHIIDDSVARAIQRDEIDAEAVADEHRAFMATVHETTRGPEGKVEATQSTVAGFSAQRLSQHPVSVVLDAAEEIEADLIVVPRESMREAPGAMLGKVAQYVLSYASQPVLSV is encoded by the coding sequence ATGGCCGTCGAAATCGATACCGTGCTCGTCCCCGTCGACGGGACCGACGAAGCCGAACGCGCCGTCGAGTACGCCGTCGCGGTCGCCCGGCGCTACGATGCGAGCATCCACATCCTGCATATCATCGACGATTCGGTCGCGCGTGCCATCCAGCGCGACGAGATCGACGCCGAGGCTGTGGCCGACGAGCACCGGGCGTTCATGGCCACCGTCCACGAGACAACCAGAGGCCCCGAAGGGAAAGTCGAGGCGACCCAGTCGACGGTGGCCGGCTTCTCCGCGCAACGTCTCAGCCAGCATCCGGTCAGCGTCGTACTGGACGCGGCAGAGGAAATCGAGGCCGACCTGATCGTCGTGCCGCGCGAGAGTATGCGCGAGGCCCCCGGCGCGATGCTCGGCAAAGTCGCACAGTACGTCCTCTCGTATGCGAGCCAACCTGTCCTGTCGGTCTAG
- a CDS encoding DUF7322 domain-containing protein: MTNGSSEGPSHEPEEFDPESLGPDRIDPASLGPDTPSAPDPPDGSDVDREIHGLFWWLAALANVALLAASLGVMFVVFRGWWALGTQLTLSGLVVGGYVYYRVRQFQSE, translated from the coding sequence ATGACCAACGGGTCCAGCGAGGGGCCCTCGCACGAACCCGAGGAGTTCGATCCGGAGTCGCTCGGACCGGACAGGATCGATCCCGCCTCGCTCGGACCCGACACGCCCAGCGCGCCCGACCCGCCGGACGGAAGCGACGTCGACCGCGAGATTCACGGGCTGTTCTGGTGGCTTGCCGCCCTCGCGAACGTCGCGCTGCTGGCTGCCAGTCTCGGCGTTATGTTCGTCGTCTTCCGGGGGTGGTGGGCGCTCGGGACACAACTGACGCTGTCCGGTCTGGTCGTCGGTGGCTACGTTTACTACCGCGTCAGGCAGTTCCAGTCAGAGTGA
- a CDS encoding DUF7331 family protein, which yields MSNRVNAAGESDRAATSETTTGAETIEAYEEDGTVVFYDAENPIAWIESDSAVSLADAV from the coding sequence ATGTCGAACCGCGTCAACGCAGCAGGAGAGTCGGACCGTGCGGCAACCTCCGAGACGACGACCGGCGCGGAGACAATCGAGGCCTACGAAGAGGACGGGACCGTCGTCTTCTACGACGCGGAGAACCCCATCGCGTGGATCGAGTCGGACTCGGCGGTTTCGCTGGCCGACGCCGTGTAA
- a CDS encoding universal stress protein, whose protein sequence is MNVLLGHDGSEGAWEAFHQTLKRAVVAGDDVTIAIYDDTAVDATPSEIEQQIRSELNEYDLDVEIRHIDGHVAGTLVETVDSENFDRLVISGGQRSTLGKIRLGSVAEFVVLNSETPVTLVR, encoded by the coding sequence ATGAACGTGTTGCTGGGCCACGACGGTAGCGAGGGGGCCTGGGAGGCCTTCCACCAGACACTCAAGCGGGCGGTGGTCGCCGGCGACGACGTGACGATCGCGATCTACGACGACACGGCGGTCGACGCCACGCCGTCGGAGATCGAACAGCAGATTCGATCCGAACTCAACGAGTACGACCTCGACGTCGAGATCCGCCATATCGACGGCCACGTCGCCGGGACGCTCGTCGAGACGGTCGACAGCGAGAACTTCGATCGACTGGTGATCTCCGGCGGGCAACGGAGCACACTCGGGAAAATCAGACTCGGAAGCGTCGCGGAGTTCGTCGTCCTCAACTCCGAAACCCCGGTGACCCTCGTTCGATGA
- a CDS encoding DHH family phosphoesterase: MDAGLIDDESLSLERKSLLPGEGFFRPDDITQAERKQEVESALEGAKTVVIADPDADGLACVALVRAARDSGVLVSASPHELRERLDWTAASLEAGADVFVCDLCPDQPADVEPLEALSEQAGSVRWFDHHQWDDDIADLVRTAGVELVVGESDEECSADVALRELDHEFDQSLVELAEVTRDHDLWIREDPRSDDLADFSHWSEPEEYLEAVVEHGADLPPAVEEFLEEKRIEKEALIQKAVDRAQMRAVGPWTVGVTYGRCSQNEVAETLREQGADAAVIVKPAGSASLRGTESFERCHEVAEQVNGGGHPRAAGCKPDVYDDMLDYAHHWTTQGAVAKRAIIDAFRRLAEE, from the coding sequence ATGGACGCCGGACTCATCGACGACGAGTCGCTGTCGCTCGAGCGCAAGTCGCTGCTCCCCGGTGAGGGGTTCTTCCGGCCGGATGACATCACGCAGGCGGAACGAAAACAAGAGGTCGAAAGCGCGCTCGAGGGTGCCAAAACGGTCGTTATCGCCGACCCCGACGCCGACGGACTGGCCTGTGTCGCGCTCGTCCGTGCGGCCCGCGACAGCGGTGTCCTCGTGTCCGCCAGCCCGCACGAACTCCGGGAGCGACTCGACTGGACGGCGGCGTCGCTGGAGGCCGGTGCTGACGTGTTCGTCTGCGACCTCTGTCCCGACCAGCCCGCCGATGTCGAGCCCCTCGAAGCGCTGTCCGAGCAGGCGGGGTCAGTTCGCTGGTTCGACCACCACCAGTGGGACGACGATATCGCGGACCTCGTCAGGACTGCCGGCGTCGAACTGGTCGTCGGCGAGTCGGACGAGGAGTGTTCGGCCGACGTAGCGCTGCGCGAACTCGATCACGAGTTCGATCAGTCGCTGGTCGAACTGGCCGAGGTCACGCGCGATCACGACCTCTGGATCCGCGAGGACCCACGTAGCGACGACCTGGCGGACTTCTCACACTGGAGCGAACCCGAAGAGTACCTCGAAGCGGTCGTCGAACACGGTGCCGACCTGCCGCCCGCGGTCGAGGAGTTTCTCGAAGAGAAGCGCATCGAAAAAGAGGCGCTCATCCAGAAGGCGGTCGACCGCGCCCAGATGCGGGCGGTCGGCCCCTGGACCGTCGGAGTGACGTACGGTCGGTGCTCGCAGAACGAGGTCGCAGAAACGCTGCGAGAGCAGGGGGCCGACGCCGCCGTGATCGTCAAGCCCGCCGGGAGCGCGAGCCTGCGCGGGACGGAGTCGTTCGAGCGCTGTCACGAGGTCGCCGAACAGGTCAACGGCGGTGGCCATCCCCGCGCGGCGGGCTGCAAACCCGACGTGTACGACGACATGCTCGATTACGCCCACCACTGGACGACTCAGGGTGCGGTTGCAAAACGCGCGATAATCGACGCGTTCCGGCGGCTCGCCGAGGAGTAG
- a CDS encoding universal stress protein: MFETVVLATDGSESAARAVTLAFDFAERFDATIHALYVVDETEVETSPERVRADLQAALQERGEEALSEIESQETDVTTAVRRGDPADEICAYAEKIDADIVVTGTRGRHGEHAFLLGSVAESVVRRSPVPVLTARQLDPEEAGDVPEPGEMGV; the protein is encoded by the coding sequence ATGTTCGAGACAGTCGTGCTCGCGACCGACGGGTCGGAGAGCGCCGCCCGAGCCGTCACGCTCGCGTTCGACTTCGCCGAGCGGTTCGACGCGACGATCCACGCGCTATACGTCGTCGACGAGACGGAAGTCGAAACGTCGCCGGAACGAGTCCGCGCTGACCTTCAGGCCGCACTGCAGGAACGGGGCGAGGAGGCACTGTCCGAGATCGAGTCCCAGGAGACCGACGTGACGACGGCCGTTCGGAGGGGCGATCCCGCCGACGAGATCTGTGCGTACGCCGAGAAGATCGACGCCGATATCGTCGTCACGGGGACCCGGGGCCGGCACGGCGAGCACGCGTTCTTGCTCGGGAGTGTCGCGGAATCGGTCGTTCGCCGGTCTCCCGTGCCGGTGTTGACGGCACGACAGCTCGATCCCGAGGAGGCGGGTGACGTCCCGGAACCCGGCGAGATGGGGGTCTGA
- the glmU gene encoding bifunctional sugar-1-phosphate nucleotidylyltransferase/acetyltransferase — MQVVILAAGQGTRMRPLTETRPKPMLPVADRPLVAHTADAAVDAGASELVIVVGYEAEAVRAYFGEQYRGVPVTFAVQHSQEGTADAVRAASEHLDGAFAVLNGDNLYDPESIETLLSSGPALATHRVADPSNYGVISVEDGVTGIVEKPDDPPTDRANTGAYVFPATAREWLDVPESERGEYEITDVVARVIEAFDVTPVELDRWLDVGRPWELLEANEWKLGDLERRIDGEVSNDADLRGSVVVEDGATVEPGVVIEGPALVRSGAEVGPNAYIRGATLLAEGTHVGQSVEIKNSVVMADSAVPHLSYVGDSVLGREVNFGAGTNVANLRHDGRDVRITVKGERVSTGRRKFGVVAGDGVKTGINTSLNAGVVLAEGARTGPGESVTRDR; from the coding sequence ATGCAAGTTGTCATCCTCGCAGCGGGACAGGGAACCCGCATGCGGCCGCTGACCGAGACGCGTCCGAAGCCGATGCTGCCGGTGGCCGACCGGCCGCTGGTCGCGCACACGGCCGACGCGGCCGTCGACGCTGGCGCGAGCGAACTCGTGATCGTCGTCGGCTACGAGGCTGAGGCCGTCCGGGCGTACTTCGGCGAACAGTATCGCGGCGTGCCGGTCACGTTCGCGGTCCAGCACTCTCAGGAGGGGACCGCCGACGCCGTCCGGGCCGCCAGCGAGCACCTCGACGGGGCGTTCGCAGTGTTGAACGGCGACAACCTCTACGACCCGGAGAGCATCGAGACGCTGCTGTCGTCCGGGCCGGCGCTGGCCACCCACCGCGTCGCCGACCCGTCGAACTACGGCGTGATCTCGGTCGAAGACGGCGTGACTGGGATCGTCGAGAAGCCGGACGACCCGCCGACCGACCGCGCCAACACCGGCGCGTACGTCTTCCCGGCGACGGCCCGCGAGTGGCTGGACGTTCCCGAGAGCGAGCGCGGCGAGTACGAGATCACCGACGTCGTCGCCCGCGTGATCGAGGCGTTCGACGTGACGCCGGTCGAACTGGATCGGTGGCTCGACGTGGGCCGACCCTGGGAGTTGCTCGAAGCCAACGAGTGGAAACTCGGCGATCTCGAACGTCGGATCGACGGCGAGGTGAGCAACGACGCCGATCTGCGGGGGTCCGTCGTCGTCGAGGACGGCGCGACCGTCGAACCGGGCGTCGTCATCGAGGGACCGGCGCTGGTTCGCTCCGGCGCGGAAGTGGGTCCGAACGCCTACATCCGCGGGGCGACGCTGCTCGCGGAGGGGACCCACGTGGGCCAGAGCGTCGAAATAAAGAACAGCGTGGTCATGGCCGACAGCGCGGTGCCGCATCTCTCCTACGTGGGCGACAGCGTCCTCGGTCGCGAGGTGAACTTCGGCGCGGGGACGAACGTCGCGAACCTCCGTCACGACGGGCGAGACGTCCGGATCACAGTCAAAGGCGAGCGCGTCTCGACGGGGCGACGGAAGTTCGGCGTCGTCGCCGGTGACGGCGTGAAGACGGGAATCAACACGAGCCTGAACGCGGGCGTGGTCCTTGCCGAGGGCGCACGGACGGGACCCGGGGAGTCGGTGACGCGCGATCGGTAG
- a CDS encoding class I SAM-dependent methyltransferase: protein MDNADARDVRETYETIADHFAKTRAHPWPEVETFVERAESAAVGLDVGCGNGRHAAVLAERADRVVALDASRNLLEVARERLGEPGARLVQGDATRLPLRTDSVGLAVYVATLHHLPGRERRIESLNELARVLRADGSALVSAWSTAHDRFDADPDAARGFDTTIDWTLPDGDVVPRFYHIYAPAEFEADLEASELQVESVRVSSGNCYAEVRGQREGESERKHP from the coding sequence ATGGACAACGCCGACGCCCGGGACGTCCGCGAGACCTACGAGACGATCGCGGACCATTTCGCGAAGACGCGGGCCCATCCCTGGCCGGAGGTCGAGACGTTCGTCGAGCGCGCGGAGTCGGCCGCCGTCGGGCTCGACGTGGGGTGTGGCAACGGTCGCCACGCAGCTGTCCTCGCGGAGCGAGCGGATCGCGTCGTAGCGCTGGACGCCAGCCGGAACCTGCTCGAAGTCGCCCGAGAGCGCCTCGGCGAGCCGGGTGCCCGACTCGTGCAGGGTGACGCCACGCGGTTGCCGCTCCGGACTGACAGCGTCGGGCTGGCGGTGTACGTCGCGACGCTCCATCACCTTCCGGGTCGGGAACGTCGGATCGAGAGCCTGAACGAACTGGCTCGGGTGTTGCGCGCGGATGGGTCGGCCCTCGTCAGCGCCTGGAGCACGGCACACGATCGGTTCGACGCGGACCCGGACGCCGCCAGAGGGTTCGACACGACGATCGACTGGACGCTCCCGGACGGGGACGTCGTACCGCGCTTTTATCACATCTACGCGCCGGCGGAGTTCGAGGCCGATTTGGAAGCGAGCGAGTTGCAGGTCGAGAGCGTTCGCGTCTCCAGCGGGAACTGCTACGCGGAGGTCAGAGGTCAGAGGGAGGGCGAGTCCGAAAGGAAACACCCTTAG
- a CDS encoding DUF7123 family protein, protein MSHATADKRQRVESHLRRRVDEEPIYVKSKFLAEELDLSSKEVGSVLGRIAESSSELLVEKWSYTNATTWRVERKPSS, encoded by the coding sequence ATGTCGCACGCAACAGCCGACAAGCGCCAGCGCGTCGAGAGTCACCTCCGAAGACGCGTCGATGAAGAGCCGATCTACGTCAAGAGCAAGTTCCTCGCGGAGGAACTGGACCTCTCTTCGAAAGAGGTCGGAAGCGTCCTCGGGCGCATCGCCGAGTCGTCCTCGGAGTTGCTCGTCGAAAAGTGGTCGTACACGAACGCGACGACCTGGCGAGTCGAGCGCAAGCCCTCTTCGTAG
- a CDS encoding GNAT family N-acetyltransferase: MTLNRTYPDEPAGEFPRPPRTITDREDREIEIRVAEPDDRDALVEMYSAFDPSDRAQGIPPVKEYAIDNWLDTVLAEDCLNVIAWDGEDAVGHAMLVPDNEDAHELAIFVLHTYQGAGIGTGLLETLLGHAQREGIETVWLTVERWNEPAIELYKKVGFEICGTESFEIEMSIRLH, from the coding sequence ATGACTCTCAATCGAACCTATCCCGACGAGCCGGCCGGCGAGTTTCCGAGGCCGCCCCGGACGATTACCGACAGGGAAGACCGAGAGATCGAGATCCGCGTGGCCGAACCCGACGATCGGGACGCGCTCGTCGAGATGTACTCGGCGTTCGATCCGTCCGACCGCGCACAGGGGATCCCACCAGTCAAGGAATACGCGATCGATAACTGGCTCGATACGGTGCTGGCCGAGGACTGCCTGAACGTCATCGCCTGGGACGGCGAGGACGCCGTCGGCCACGCGATGCTCGTCCCCGACAACGAGGACGCTCACGAACTGGCGATCTTCGTCCTGCACACCTACCAGGGCGCGGGGATCGGGACTGGACTCCTCGAGACGCTGCTGGGGCACGCCCAGCGCGAGGGGATCGAGACGGTCTGGCTGACCGTCGAACGGTGGAACGAACCGGCGATCGAACTGTACAAGAAGGTCGGCTTCGAGATCTGCGGGACCGAGAGCTTCGAGATCGAGATGTCGATCCGACTCCACTAG